One Thomasclavelia spiroformis DSM 1552 DNA window includes the following coding sequences:
- a CDS encoding glycosyltransferase family 4 protein: MRVLLVSPLPPPTGGIATWSLKFLEYCRNNNINVVTINTAIIGKRGKFYGSKRNPFTEIYRLVKIIRLTLKTIKKKEISIAHVNSSCSKLGIFKDYLIIKILSKKKIPIIFQCHCNICDQINNNTIQKFFLKRICKKVKLVMTLNMDSLNYIKEMGIINCKIFPNFIDDDFLIDIPKKVNEKINKVVYVGHVSIEKGVQEILWTAERFKDIEFILLGSIHYGIDVVQIPNNVKFLGNKKHEEIIYYLDQADVFVFPSYSEGFSLALLEAMSRGLPIIATDVGNNKELLENKIGKGGIIIDPRDKFALYNAMISIKDKEIRKNFSLFNYNISKKYVKSKVLGDLIVIYNTIIEMR; this comes from the coding sequence ATGCGAGTATTATTAGTATCTCCGTTGCCTCCACCAACAGGAGGAATAGCAACATGGAGTTTAAAATTTCTTGAATATTGTCGAAATAATAATATAAATGTAGTAACTATTAATACTGCTATAATTGGAAAAAGAGGTAAATTTTATGGTTCAAAAAGAAATCCTTTTACAGAAATATACAGATTAGTAAAAATTATTAGACTGACATTAAAAACTATTAAAAAAAAAGAGATCTCAATTGCACATGTTAATTCATCTTGTTCAAAATTAGGGATATTTAAAGATTATTTAATTATAAAAATATTATCCAAGAAAAAAATACCAATAATTTTTCAATGTCATTGTAATATTTGTGATCAAATTAACAATAATACGATTCAAAAGTTTTTTTTAAAAAGAATATGTAAAAAAGTAAAACTTGTGATGACTTTAAATATGGATTCTTTAAATTATATTAAAGAAATGGGAATAATAAATTGCAAAATTTTTCCAAATTTCATTGATGATGATTTTTTAATAGATATTCCAAAAAAAGTAAATGAAAAAATAAATAAAGTTGTTTATGTAGGGCATGTAAGTATTGAAAAAGGGGTACAAGAAATTCTTTGGACTGCAGAGAGATTTAAAGATATAGAGTTTATTTTATTGGGATCAATACATTACGGAATTGATGTGGTTCAAATACCTAATAATGTTAAATTTTTAGGTAATAAAAAACATGAAGAAATAATTTATTATTTAGATCAGGCGGATGTTTTTGTATTCCCGTCTTATAGTGAGGGTTTTTCACTTGCTCTTTTAGAGGCAATGTCAAGAGGTTTACCTATAATTGCTACTGATGTAGGTAATAATAAAGAATTATTGGAAAATAAAATTGGTAAAGGAGGAATTATAATAGATCCTAGAGATAAATTTGCTTTATATAATGCAATGATATCTATAAAAGATAAAGAAATACGAAAAAATTTTTCTTTATTTAATTACAATATTTCAAAAAAATATGTAAAATCTAAAGTTTTAGGAGATTTAATAGTAATATATAATACTATTATTGAAATGAGATAA
- a CDS encoding tyrosine-type recombinase/integrase, which translates to MSKNFIVVSREWMYLKKLSVKYSSYVKYENVVNVHLIQYFGKYCLQQINDDIIINYFQTKINEEKYSLSTLSTIRYVLKSILEYAQSKYAIKCPNFNFIKLAKKKNDCKVLTSDQIMLLGKYCFNHFEPISLAILLSLYGGLRIGEFSGLKWKDIDFENDLIRVERTVERLKAPANSMTKTQLMLMDPKTATSKRIIPIPVFVMEYVKKYYQHHAIDDEHFIYTNSKNISDPRSIQYSFHRICKLYNFKSNFHSLRHTYATNCVMNNIDIKSLSEMLGHSKVSTTLNLYVHSSLDFKKTQINKIEKPSFFAE; encoded by the coding sequence ATGAGTAAAAATTTTATTGTAGTTAGTAGGGAATGGATGTATTTAAAAAAATTATCGGTTAAGTATTCTTCATATGTAAAATATGAGAATGTTGTTAATGTACACTTAATACAATATTTTGGTAAATATTGTTTGCAACAGATCAATGATGATATAATCATTAATTATTTTCAAACAAAAATTAATGAAGAAAAGTATTCATTAAGTACGTTATCTACAATACGTTATGTATTGAAATCAATTTTAGAATATGCACAGTCTAAATATGCAATTAAGTGTCCTAATTTTAATTTTATTAAACTAGCTAAAAAGAAAAATGATTGCAAAGTATTAACATCTGATCAAATAATGTTATTAGGAAAATATTGTTTTAATCATTTTGAACCAATATCTTTAGCTATTTTATTATCTTTGTATGGGGGATTAAGAATTGGGGAGTTTAGTGGTTTAAAATGGAAAGATATTGATTTTGAAAATGATTTGATTAGAGTTGAAAGAACTGTGGAAAGATTAAAAGCACCAGCTAATAGTATGACAAAAACACAGTTAATGTTAATGGATCCAAAAACAGCAACATCTAAAAGAATTATTCCAATTCCTGTTTTTGTTATGGAATATGTAAAAAAATATTATCAACATCATGCTATTGATGATGAACATTTTATCTATACTAATAGTAAAAATATTTCTGATCCTAGAAGTATTCAATATAGTTTTCATCGTATTTGTAAACTATATAATTTTAAATCAAATTTTCATTCTTTAAGACATACATATGCAACTAATTGTGTAATGAATAATATTGATATTAAATCATTATCAGAGATGTTAGGACATTCTAAAGTATCTACAACATTAAATCTATATGTTCATTCATCACTCGATTTTAAAAAAACACAGATAAATAAGATAGAAAAGCCTAGTTTTTTCGCAGAATAG
- a CDS encoding transcription termination/antitermination NusG family protein → MKLVMYWYVIHAKVDRGSKIVKFFNSQKGVDAFIPKIEKWHNVKSVKDYVIKDLYPDYVFVKSDMDNEAFNKKFKEFFESIEGFGELLEYEGVYALKDTEQDLMEKLFNGGHIIKRSIGNIVDKKLIVDTGPLLGLDDLVVKINRHHRVATLQTEFFDKKIMVPLEVISKS, encoded by the coding sequence ATGAAATTGGTTATGTATTGGTATGTTATTCATGCAAAAGTAGACCGAGGAAGTAAAATTGTTAAATTTTTTAATAGCCAAAAAGGTGTAGATGCTTTTATTCCTAAAATTGAAAAATGGCATAATGTTAAAAGTGTAAAGGATTATGTTATTAAGGATTTGTATCCAGATTATGTTTTTGTTAAAAGTGATATGGATAATGAAGCGTTTAATAAAAAATTTAAAGAGTTCTTTGAGTCGATTGAAGGTTTTGGAGAGTTATTAGAGTATGAGGGTGTTTATGCATTAAAAGATACAGAACAAGACTTAATGGAAAAACTATTTAATGGAGGACATATCATTAAACGTTCCATCGGTAATATTGTTGACAAGAAATTGATTGTTGATACAGGACCGTTATTAGGGTTAGATGATTTAGTGGTTAAGATTAATCGTCATCATCGCGTTGCAACTTTACAAACAGAGTTTTTTGATAAAAAAATCATGGTTCCTTTGGAAGTAATAAGTAAATCATGA
- a CDS encoding transcription termination/antitermination NusG family protein, with the protein MNWYVLNTLSYKKNQVVFNLNKRKCIEAFVPQYEYYHRKTKEYLIKPMFTGYVFVKTELNQLEFNSLLYKMAEEKNGVIGQLVNKETLALRKEEIRMFELLLDAYHVVRMSQAYLQDGKAVIIEGPLKSFENNIVKVDRHNQYAYLDLSFMDRRIKVGLYITCKN; encoded by the coding sequence ATGAATTGGTATGTTTTAAATACGTTAAGTTATAAAAAAAATCAAGTTGTTTTTAATCTTAATAAAAGAAAATGTATTGAAGCATTTGTACCACAGTATGAATATTATCATCGTAAAACAAAAGAATATCTTATTAAACCAATGTTTACGGGATATGTTTTTGTTAAAACTGAATTGAATCAATTAGAGTTTAATTCGTTGTTATATAAAATGGCTGAAGAGAAAAATGGTGTGATAGGTCAATTGGTTAATAAAGAAACATTGGCTTTGAGAAAAGAGGAAATTAGGATGTTTGAGTTATTATTAGATGCTTATCATGTTGTAAGAATGTCCCAAGCATATTTACAAGATGGAAAAGCAGTGATTATTGAAGGACCATTGAAGTCATTTGAAAATAATATTGTAAAAGTTGATCGACATAATCAATATGCATATCTTGATTTATCGTTTATGGATAGACGGATAAAAGTAGGATTATATATAACATGCAAAAATTAG
- a CDS encoding acetyltransferase → MNKCIIFGLSCFSDLVANYIEAENQYEIIAYTVNEKYLKSNFYNGKPVIAFEKLPEIFDMSDIYLINTVGYSKMNSIREKIFEESKKMQFKIGSFISKKAVVYTSKKNIGVGNIILPSSHIGYNVHIGNNNIIFSGVNLTHEIEVGNNNFIASGTTVGGYVKIKNNCFLGMNSTIKNRITLNDKTLVGASAYIHKDSEKNGVYVPNRSIKLDKDSNFFI, encoded by the coding sequence ATGAATAAGTGTATAATATTTGGATTATCGTGTTTTTCAGATCTTGTAGCAAATTACATTGAGGCAGAAAATCAATATGAAATAATTGCATATACAGTAAATGAAAAATATCTTAAAAGTAATTTTTATAATGGCAAACCAGTTATTGCCTTTGAAAAGTTACCAGAAATTTTTGATATGAGTGATATTTATCTTATTAATACAGTTGGATATAGCAAAATGAATTCGATTCGTGAAAAAATTTTTGAAGAAAGTAAAAAGATGCAATTTAAGATTGGATCGTTTATTAGTAAAAAAGCAGTTGTATATACAAGTAAAAAAAATATTGGTGTAGGTAATATTATTCTTCCTTCATCACATATTGGATATAACGTACATATTGGAAATAATAATATTATTTTTTCTGGTGTAAATCTAACTCATGAAATTGAAGTGGGGAATAATAATTTTATTGCTTCAGGAACAACTGTTGGGGGATATGTAAAAATAAAAAATAATTGTTTTTTAGGTATGAATTCAACTATTAAAAATAGAATCACTTTAAATGATAAAACCTTAGTTGGGGCATCAGCGTATATACATAAGGATTCAGAAAAAAATGGTGTTTATGTTCCAAATAGAAGTATTAAATTAGATAAGGATAGCAATTTTTTTATATAA
- a CDS encoding acyltransferase — MPILKSACGSCEKGVTIGKQCTISGIKNIKIGKNSSIGGRALILCTRAKLIIGNYVMIGPQVSIITGDHKIDTIGKYMVNVSDDEKVPENDLPVVIEDDVWIGANSTILKGVTIGEGSVVAAGSVVTKNVPAYTIVGGVPAKIIKNRFTDDELKKHRKLKNFKN, encoded by the coding sequence ATGCCAATTTTAAAGTCTGCATGTGGTAGTTGCGAAAAAGGTGTTACTATTGGGAAACAATGTACAATTAGTGGTATTAAAAATATTAAAATTGGTAAAAATTCATCGATTGGTGGGCGAGCACTAATTTTATGTACAAGAGCTAAATTAATAATTGGAAATTATGTTATGATTGGGCCACAAGTTAGTATTATAACTGGGGATCATAAGATTGATACAATAGGTAAATATATGGTAAATGTTTCTGACGATGAAAAAGTTCCTGAAAATGATCTACCTGTAGTTATTGAAGATGATGTTTGGATAGGGGCAAATTCAACAATTTTAAAGGGAGTTACAATTGGTGAAGGTTCAGTAGTGGCTGCAGGTTCTGTTGTAACAAAGAATGTCCCAGCGTATACAATAGTTGGTGGCGTGCCTGCTAAAATTATTAAAAATAGATTTACAGATGATGAATTGAAAAAGCATAGAAAGTTAAAAAACTTTAAAAATTAA
- a CDS encoding ATP-grasp domain-containing protein, translated as MSVNKKYKLMVVGAAALQMPLIKRIKERGYELVVVSPNPTEPGFEYADYSVIADVRDQDLILEKARELKIDGAVTDQTDLAVRTVAYVTEKMGLSSIGYNISCLFTDKVLMRKKCKELDLNPIPYALVHNLYDAIEFYDTLGAPAIIKPADSQASKGVHKITCRQDMIMYFKEAMDYSRNGKVIIEKFINGFELLVDSLIVDGEIKVLTIGEYAPFAKKDVFSSHKTIFPSKCPKDVKEKVSTFNNQIIKKFGLNNSRTHAEYLYDGEKCYLVEIAARGGGVFISSDAVKFCAGISTEDFLIDAAVGNLYMPEPSSDFVGQYFGELFFYMPEGEIISTEGIEEVLKLPFVHNCLLTGIEVGIKTPPITDKNGRKLFTLTGNSYDELEKRMCLIKSMIDIKVRTDNGIEGIIWS; from the coding sequence ATGAGTGTAAATAAAAAATATAAATTAATGGTAGTTGGAGCAGCGGCTTTACAGATGCCTTTGATAAAGCGTATTAAAGAGAGGGGGTATGAGTTGGTTGTTGTATCTCCAAATCCAACTGAACCTGGTTTTGAATACGCTGATTATTCAGTAATTGCTGATGTTAGAGATCAAGATTTAATTCTTGAAAAAGCACGTGAATTGAAGATAGATGGCGCGGTTACAGACCAAACAGATTTAGCAGTTAGAACAGTGGCATATGTAACTGAAAAAATGGGTTTATCGTCTATTGGTTATAATATTAGTTGCTTATTTACTGATAAAGTTCTTATGCGAAAAAAATGTAAAGAATTAGATTTAAATCCTATTCCATATGCATTAGTACATAATTTATATGATGCAATAGAATTTTATGATACTTTAGGAGCACCTGCAATAATTAAACCAGCAGATTCTCAGGCAAGTAAAGGAGTACACAAAATAACTTGTAGACAAGATATGATCATGTATTTTAAAGAAGCTATGGATTATTCTCGAAATGGAAAAGTTATTATAGAAAAGTTTATTAATGGTTTTGAGCTTTTAGTTGATAGTTTGATTGTGGATGGAGAAATAAAAGTTCTTACGATTGGAGAATATGCTCCATTTGCAAAAAAAGATGTATTTTCTAGTCATAAGACCATATTTCCAAGTAAATGTCCAAAAGATGTAAAAGAAAAAGTAAGTACTTTTAATAATCAAATTATAAAAAAATTTGGATTAAATAATTCGCGTACTCATGCCGAATATTTATATGATGGCGAAAAATGTTATTTAGTTGAAATAGCAGCAAGAGGTGGAGGAGTATTTATATCATCGGATGCTGTAAAATTCTGCGCAGGTATTAGTACGGAAGATTTTTTGATTGATGCTGCAGTTGGGAATTTGTATATGCCAGAACCAAGTTCTGATTTTGTGGGACAGTATTTTGGGGAACTTTTTTTCTATATGCCAGAGGGAGAGATTATTAGTACAGAAGGTATTGAAGAAGTTCTAAAACTTCCTTTTGTACACAATTGTTTACTTACAGGAATAGAAGTAGGTATCAAAACTCCACCAATTACAGATAAAAATGGAAGAAAACTATTTACATTAACTGGAAATAGTTATGATGAGCTTGAGAAAAGAATGTGTTTAATAAAAAGTATGATAGATATAAAAGTACGAACTGATAATGGGATTGAGGGTATTATATGGAGTTAG
- a CDS encoding glycosyltransferase, producing MFPLRLKKFIKKKHYDLCLHTQIDKISLEILKKYCKKINIKLIYDAVEWFSPEQFKRGDKSISYKRNDSYNTKWIDKQYYVIAISEYLKKHFLDRNIKVLKIPVILDVQNIISKKNISNDKLVIMYAGSPGKKDYLFEILNGILLLKKEEQRKLKFIIIGVTREQLVNICSVENNIIDKLSEVIEIKGRISRADVLCELEKANFTILIRSEKQRYAKAGFPTKFVESLATGTPVISNLTSDLNDYLIDKTNSIVVDSCDERSICIAIKRALALSNNEKVYMCQEARKTAINYFDYRLFITPIKNFIFEIGKGEANDNFKKIKN from the coding sequence ATGTTTCCACTAAGGTTAAAAAAATTTATAAAAAAGAAACATTATGATTTATGTTTACATACACAAATTGATAAAATTAGTTTGGAAATTTTGAAAAAATACTGCAAAAAAATTAATATTAAATTAATATATGATGCAGTTGAGTGGTTTTCACCAGAGCAATTTAAAAGAGGTGATAAATCAATAAGTTATAAAAGAAATGATTCATATAATACAAAATGGATAGATAAACAATATTATGTTATTGCAATTAGTGAGTATTTAAAGAAACATTTTTTAGATAGGAATATAAAAGTGCTTAAGATACCGGTTATCTTAGATGTTCAAAATATTATTTCTAAAAAAAATATTTCAAATGATAAACTAGTTATCATGTATGCAGGATCTCCAGGAAAAAAAGACTATTTATTTGAAATTTTAAATGGAATTTTATTATTGAAAAAAGAAGAGCAAAGAAAATTAAAGTTTATTATTATAGGAGTAACTAGAGAACAATTAGTAAATATATGTAGTGTTGAAAATAATATTATTGATAAATTATCTGAGGTTATTGAAATAAAAGGGCGAATCTCTCGGGCAGATGTTTTATGTGAATTAGAAAAAGCAAATTTTACAATTTTGATAAGATCAGAAAAGCAACGTTATGCAAAAGCTGGATTTCCAACAAAATTTGTTGAAAGTTTAGCAACTGGAACACCAGTTATTTCTAATTTAACATCTGATTTAAATGATTATTTAATAGATAAAACAAATAGTATTGTTGTTGATTCATGTGATGAGAGAAGTATTTGTATTGCAATAAAAAGAGCACTAGCACTAAGTAACAATGAAAAAGTATATATGTGTCAAGAGGCGAGAAAAACAGCAATTAATTATTTCGATTATCGATTATTTATAACCCCAATTAAAAATTTTATATTTGAAATTGGAAAAGGAGAAGCAAATGATAACTTTAAAAAAATTAAAAATTAA
- a CDS encoding glycosyltransferase family 4 protein, with translation MTTKRIEKKNIIRLYAYYTPEITASTHLVNDLEKTLVDNDFQIDCVTPTPSRGLEQDIVDNYKDIRYEEKYDGKIRVHRFKLLPENSVVIKRIIRYLLLNIKQYRTARNLSNCDVILAGSTPPTQGIVAALLGKKLCLPVVYIVQDIFPDSLVSTGISSEKSLFFKIGKLIEKYTYKHADKIIVICDEFKHNLVDKGVLAEKIKVIYNWINADEVIPISRNSNKLFEEYNLDKNNFFVTYAGNMGKAQDIDTIINVAKIMQEYKDIKFILFGSGDGKKYYENLINSEKINNITILPIQPQNRVSEVYSLGNVSIVSCKKGAGKTALPSKTWSIMATATAVITNFDKDSELNNIINDSKSGIACESGNVMEIKHAILKLYDDRALCSKMGNNGREYIKRNLDSNMCTKKYIQVLNEAISIKKDR, from the coding sequence ATGACAACTAAGAGAATAGAAAAAAAGAATATAATAAGATTATACGCATACTATACACCAGAAATAACTGCTAGTACACATTTAGTAAATGATTTAGAAAAAACATTAGTTGATAATGATTTTCAAATTGATTGTGTTACTCCTACCCCATCAAGAGGACTTGAACAAGATATAGTAGATAACTATAAAGATATACGGTATGAAGAAAAATATGATGGAAAGATTCGCGTGCATAGATTTAAGCTTTTACCTGAAAATAGTGTGGTCATAAAAAGAATAATACGTTATCTACTATTAAATATAAAACAATATAGAACAGCAAGGAACTTGTCAAATTGTGATGTTATTTTAGCTGGGAGTACACCGCCTACTCAAGGAATTGTAGCAGCATTATTGGGTAAAAAATTATGCTTACCTGTAGTGTATATTGTACAAGATATTTTTCCGGATTCGTTAGTTAGTACAGGAATATCAAGCGAAAAATCTTTATTTTTCAAAATTGGTAAATTAATTGAAAAATATACATATAAACATGCTGATAAAATAATAGTGATTTGTGATGAATTTAAACATAATTTGGTCGATAAAGGTGTATTGGCTGAAAAAATTAAAGTGATTTATAATTGGATTAATGCTGATGAAGTAATTCCTATTTCAAGGAATAGTAATAAACTTTTTGAAGAATATAATTTAGATAAAAATAATTTTTTTGTTACATATGCAGGAAATATGGGTAAAGCGCAAGATATAGATACAATTATAAATGTGGCTAAAATTATGCAAGAATATAAAGATATTAAATTTATATTATTTGGTTCAGGAGATGGAAAAAAATATTATGAAAATCTTATAAATTCAGAAAAAATAAATAATATTACTATATTACCTATTCAACCTCAAAATAGAGTGTCAGAGGTATATAGTTTAGGTAATGTTTCAATAGTATCTTGTAAAAAAGGTGCTGGTAAAACAGCTTTACCGAGCAAAACATGGAGCATTATGGCAACTGCTACAGCAGTGATAACTAATTTTGATAAAGATTCAGAACTTAATAACATTATTAATGATTCTAAGTCGGGAATTGCATGTGAATCTGGAAATGTTATGGAAATAAAACACGCAATTTTAAAACTATATGATGATAGAGCATTATGTAGTAAAATGGGTAATAATGGACGAGAATATATTAAAAGAAACTTAGATTCAAATATGTGTACTAAAAAATATATACAAGTTTTAAATGAAGCTATATCGATAAAAAAGGATAGATGA
- a CDS encoding DegT/DnrJ/EryC1/StrS family aminotransferase: MIQVLEKKVISFSPPDIGEEEINEVIDSLKSGWITTGPKTKEFEKRIAQYCHGEQAVCLNSATACMDMTLRLLGVGPGDEVITSAYTYTASCSVICHVGATPIIVDVAKDSYEMDYEKLANAITEKTKVIIPVDIAGIMCDYDKIFEVVESKKELFKPSNEIQKAFNRVIVMSDAAHAFGAKQNGRMCGEVADFTSFSFHAVKNLTTAEGGAVVWKNVPGIDNEYIYKQYQLLSLHGQSKDALAKTKLGAWEYDIVLPAYKCNMTDITAGIGLGQLNRYEHLLARRKEIIEMYNEGLKDLDIQLLNHFDIDHKSSGHLYFVRINGINDKQRNEIIAKMAEKGIACNVHYKPLPMLTAYKKLGFDIKDYPNAYNQFINEVTLPLHTKLSNEDVEYIIKIFKEVLDECK; encoded by the coding sequence ATGATACAAGTGTTAGAAAAAAAAGTCATTTCGTTTTCACCACCTGATATTGGCGAAGAAGAAATTAATGAAGTAATCGATTCTTTAAAGTCAGGTTGGATTACAACTGGTCCAAAAACAAAAGAATTTGAAAAAAGAATAGCACAGTATTGTCATGGTGAACAAGCTGTATGTTTAAATAGTGCAACTGCATGTATGGATATGACGTTAAGATTATTAGGAGTAGGACCTGGTGATGAGGTTATTACATCAGCATATACATATACTGCTTCATGTAGCGTTATCTGTCATGTTGGGGCTACTCCAATAATTGTGGATGTTGCTAAAGATTCTTATGAAATGGATTATGAAAAGTTGGCAAATGCAATCACTGAAAAAACAAAGGTTATTATTCCTGTAGATATAGCTGGTATTATGTGTGATTATGATAAGATTTTTGAAGTTGTTGAAAGTAAGAAAGAATTATTTAAACCAAGCAATGAAATTCAAAAAGCTTTTAATCGTGTTATTGTAATGTCAGATGCAGCACATGCATTTGGAGCTAAGCAAAACGGTAGGATGTGTGGAGAAGTAGCAGATTTTACATCATTTAGTTTTCATGCAGTTAAAAATCTTACAACAGCTGAAGGTGGAGCAGTTGTATGGAAGAATGTGCCAGGTATTGATAATGAGTATATCTATAAACAATATCAGTTATTATCATTGCATGGACAATCAAAAGATGCTTTAGCTAAAACAAAATTAGGAGCATGGGAGTATGATATTGTTTTACCAGCGTATAAGTGTAATATGACAGATATTACAGCAGGTATAGGATTGGGTCAATTAAACAGATATGAGCACTTATTAGCTAGAAGGAAAGAAATTATTGAGATGTATAATGAGGGATTAAAAGATTTGGATATACAACTTTTAAATCATTTTGATATTGACCATAAATCATCAGGCCATTTATATTTTGTAAGAATTAATGGGATTAATGATAAACAAAGAAATGAAATAATTGCAAAGATGGCTGAAAAAGGCATAGCATGTAATGTTCATTATAAGCCACTACCAATGTTAACAGCATATAAGAAATTGGGATTTGATATTAAGGATTATCCTAATGCATATAATCAATTTATTAATGAAGTGACATTACCGCTTCATACTAAATTAAGTAATGAAGATGTTGAGTATATAATTAAAATCTTTAAAGAGGTTTTAGATGAGTGTAAATAA
- a CDS encoding sugar transferase, which yields MYKKFLKRLFDILISILFLIPLSIIFIIVSVAIFIEDRGPIIYSGERLGKNGKVFKMYKFRSMHVNSEDIRNADGSTYNSKNDPRVTKVGHFIRETSIDELPQIINVLLGDMSIIGPRASLSNSLSGYSSDELDKLKVRPGITGYSQAYFRNSLSSREKRLKDVWYANNVSLWLDIKILFKTFSTVLLRKGLYTNDN from the coding sequence ATGTATAAAAAGTTTTTAAAACGATTATTTGATATATTAATAAGTATCTTATTTCTTATACCTTTATCAATAATTTTTATTATTGTTTCAGTCGCTATTTTTATTGAAGACAGGGGACCTATCATATATAGTGGAGAAAGATTAGGCAAAAATGGCAAGGTTTTCAAAATGTATAAATTTAGATCAATGCATGTAAATTCTGAAGACATTAGAAATGCTGATGGAAGTACTTATAATTCAAAAAATGATCCAAGAGTTACTAAAGTTGGACATTTTATTCGAGAAACAAGTATAGATGAACTTCCACAAATAATAAATGTATTATTAGGTGATATGAGTATAATAGGTCCTCGAGCTAGTCTTAGCAACTCTCTTAGTGGATATTCTAGTGATGAATTGGATAAATTAAAAGTTCGTCCAGGAATAACAGGATACTCACAAGCCTATTTTCGTAATTCTTTATCGTCTAGAGAAAAAAGATTGAAAGATGTATGGTATGCAAATAATGTTTCGTTATGGTTGGATATAAAAATATTATTTAAAACATTCAGCACGGTATTATTGAGAAAAGGATTGTACACAAATGACAACTAA